A stretch of Henckelia pumila isolate YLH828 chromosome 4, ASM3356847v2, whole genome shotgun sequence DNA encodes these proteins:
- the LOC140894774 gene encoding putative late blight resistance protein homolog R1A-3 isoform X2: protein MATAYASLLSLGHTLGQLSQHPPRQMAVLGKAQIDSLLDNIIFLLDFLEEFSLTRGGEIQALEEKIARSAYAAEDIIESRVVDQILPNSEAESESSFILLCQNLQKVMEEFDYVKKDVMKIKQTEGIKIMEQPAEDIIDSRMVDQILPNSKAERRRRGIFSFLDFLNLFKKETEGIKIMQRPRKAATAGSSKRGVSNSKNTMVGFDEDLIQTMDTLTGHQSDLRIVSIVGMGGIGKTTLARNVYYHPLIVEHFQIHAWVTISQQYSLHEILLALLNDIRVLAESIEEGSEKISQRTDDELGEKLYKSLCGRKYLIVMDDLWSIECWNYTKRFFPDNNNGSRVMITTRLTNVADDFRSCAPHQLHFLDEDQSWDLFCDQVFGKEGCPPELEEVGKAIVRNCGALPLAIVVIGGLLAKSSRTIKYWEYVANDTYAALNMGGGELCYEILSLSYKHLPAHLKPCFLYTTIFPEDHKIRVSRLVKLWVAEGILKPIRSRSLEEIAEDNLRDLIDRNLIQVHDYGSRNKIKTCTIHDLLRDLCLREARKEKFLCVTMKHSLSNHNIIIDYERWFIIKRSFHEEESKSTFAKLDRLRKVLKMGDTCSDKEIVRLVNSRYIDFTRRMFQNMSNILESLSLLWNLQTITIDGAGRLNRTTIYIPAEIWEMAQLRHLKVEEGDFYLPDPPSTNSKNGRRDFLVLRNLQTLYKIRDFRFTDEVIDRIPNLKKLGITYSREFGWDDYEVYNLARLRNLESLISDSYKNVCFPRSLKKLTLEHCGVCWEDLTVVGSLPHLEVLHLYIAVIGRAWSPVEGEFLKLKYLRIEHADVEEWIADSSHFPCLEKLQLRCLKLLQEIPEGIGEIQTLGSIILIECSDSANSSARKIQEDQQNLGNSDLQLKIVESR from the exons ATGGCGACAGCTTATGCATCTCTGCTTTCCCTCGGACACACTCTTGGCCAGTTATCGCAACACCCACCTCGCCAAATGGCTGTTCTTGGCAAAGCCCAGATCGATTCTCTGCTTGACAATATCATTTTCCTGCTAGATTTCCTTGAAGAATTTTCGCTGACAAGGGGGGGCGAGATTCAAGCATTGGAGGAAAAAATCGCGAGATCAGCATATGCCGCAGAAGATATCATTGAAAGTCGTGTGGTGGATCAAATTCTTCCAAATTCTGAAGCTGAAAGTGAAAGTAGCTTCATTCTATTATGTCAAAATTTGCAGAAAGTGATGGAAGAATTTGATTATGTGAAGAAGGATGTGATGAAGATTAAGCAAACTGAAGGGATCAAAATCATGGAGCAACCAGCAGAAGATATCATTGATAGCCGTATGGTGGATCAAATTCTTCCAAATTCTAAAGCCGAGAGGAGAAGGAGGGGGATATTCAGTTTTTTAGACTTTCTGAACCTTTTTAAAAAGGAAACTGAAGGGATCAAAATCATGCAACGGCCAAGAAAAGCTGCGACTGCTGGTTCTTCCAAGCGAGGTGTTTCCAATAGCAAGAATACTATGGTGGGATTTGATGAAGATTTGATTCAAACAATGGACACACTCACCGGACACCAGTCCGATCTCCGGATCGTCTCAATTGTCGGGATGGGTGGTATTGGTAAGACTACACTTGCTAGAAATGTTTACTATCATCCATTGATCGTGGAGCACTTTCAAATACATGCTTGGGTTACAATCTCTCAACAATATAGCTTGCACGAAATCCTTTTAGCCCTCTTGAATGATATTAGAGTTCTTGCTGAAAGTATAGAAGAAGGAAGTGAAAAAATTTCTCAACGGACTGATGATGAATTAGGAGAAAAGTTATACAAAAGTTTGTGTGGTAGAAAATATTTGATTGTGATGGATGACTTGTGGAGTATCGAGTGTTGGAATTACACAAAGAGGTTTTTCCCGGACAATAACAATGGTAGTCGAGTCATGATCACTACAAGACTAACAAATGTGGCAGATGATTTTCGCTCGTGTGCCCCTCATCAACTACATTTTCTAGACGAGGATCAAAGTTGGGATTTGTTTTGTGACCAGGTGTTTGGAAAAGAAGGTTGCCCTCCTGAGTTGGAGGAAGTAGGAAAGGCAATCGTGAGAAATTGTGGCGCACTTCCTCTGGCCATTGTTGTTATCGGTGGACTTCTTGCAAAGTCTAGTCGAACAATTAAATATTGGGAGTATGTTGCTAATGATACATATGCAGCACTGAATATGGGAGGTGGGGAGCTTTGTTATGAGATATTGTCTTTAAGTTATAAGCATTTACCTGCTCATCTAAAACCATGTTTCCTTTATACGACGATATTTCCGGAAGACCATAAGATTAGAGTTTCAAGACTCGTTAAACTATGGGTAGCGGAGGGGATTCTTAAACCGATAAGATCTAGAAGTTTGGAGGAAATTGCAGAGGATAACTTAAGAGATTTGATAGATAGAAATCTCATTCAGGTTCATGATTACGGGTCTAGAAACAAAATCAAAACTTGCACCATCCATGATCTCTTAAGAGACCTATGCCTCAGAGAAGCTCGAAAGGAGAAATTTCTTTGTGTAACTATGAAGCATAGCCTCAGCAATCATAACATAATCATCGATTATGAGCGCTGGTTTATTATTAAACGAAGCTTCCACGAAGAGGAATCAAAATCCACCTTTGCAAAGCTGGATAGACTGCGAAAAGTACTGAAAATGGGTGATACCTGCTCTGATAAAGAAATTGTGCGACTAGTTAACTCTAGATACATTGATTTCACACGTAGGATGTTTCAGAATATGTCGAATATTTTAGAATCTTTATCCCTACTATGGAATCTGCAGACTATCACCATTGATGGAGCTGGGAGACTTAATCGGACTACAATATATATACCGGCTGAAATATGGGAAATGGCACAACTCAGGCATCTAAAAGTGGAAGAAGGAGACTTTTATTTGCCCGATCCTCCAAGCACCAACAGCAAAAATGGCAGGCGAGATTTTTTGGTTCTGAGAAACCTGCAAACACTCTATAAGATAAGGGATTTCAGATTCACAGATGAGGTTATTGATAGAATCCCAAACTTAAAAAAACTGGGAATCACTTACAGCCGGGAATTTGGATGGGATGACTATGAAGTTTACAATCTTGCCCGTTTACGTAATCTCGAATCGCTTATTTCAGACAGTTACAAGAATGTCTGCTTTCCACGTTCACTCAAGAAGTTGACTTTGGAACACTGCGGAGTGTGTTGGGAAGATTTGACGGTGGTTGGCTCACTGCCTCATCTTGAAGTTCTCCATTTGTATATTGCAGTCATAGGGCGTGCATGGAGTCCTGTGGAAGGAGAATTCCTTAAATTGAAGTACTTGAGAATTGAACATGCAGATGTTGAGGAGTGGATAGCAGACAGCTCTCATTTCCCATGCCTTGAGAAGCTTCAACTTCGGTGTCTTAAACTCTTACAGGAAATCCCAGAAGGTATTGGAGAAATACAAACACTTggatcaattatattaatagaGTGTAGTGATTCAGCCAATTCTTCTGCAAGGAAGATACAAGAGGACCAGCAAAACCTTGGAAATTCTGACCTTCAG CTGAAAATAGTGGAATCCCGGTGA